Proteins encoded together in one Hevea brasiliensis isolate MT/VB/25A 57/8 chromosome 16, ASM3005281v1, whole genome shotgun sequence window:
- the LOC131174554 gene encoding putative wall-associated receptor kinase-like 16, whose translation MGFLALLMFVVLISSIVAPAATQNRSRCSDRCGNLTIPYPFGFDGCYLSPEFLITCNDSFSPPQPFLRKSNIKVTNITLDGKLEIATVAARDCYNQSGAHQPGFRRHILNLSNFTISKSRNKFTVIGCDSYAYLEGFRHGKLYKSGCMSVCAERGFVDDNSCSGSGCCQTEIPDGLYRSKVSARSFNNHTNVSNFNPCTYAFIVEDSKFNFSFKYLQNISNTTEFPMVLDWSIKYNTSACKDHAQSYQPPDNISGYLCKCKTGYQGNPYVGCQDIDECENENDCTDKCTNTNGSYTCSCPKGYHGDGRKGGKGCTPNQLSLVRIILGIGIGFTALVVTASWLYLVFRKRKLIKLKEKFFRQNGGAILQQKLSRREGTPDHTAKIFTAEELKKATDNYDENTIIGKGGFGTVYKGILTDNRLVAIKKSITVDQNQIEQFINEVVVLSQINHKNVVRLLGCCLETPVPLLVYEFITNGTLFDHIHNESNGLPALSWHTRLKIAAEMAGALSYLHSAASVPIIHRDVKTTNILLDADYTAKVSDFGASRLVPLDETQLSTMMQGTLGYLDPEYLLTSQLTDKSDVYSFGVILVELLTSMKALCFDRPEEERSLAMYFLSSVKRGKLFEVLDSRITNQGKEEQIEEVARLAASCLRLKGEERPSMKEVAMELEGLRMVEVHTWPQVNPEETEHLLGEQCNDFGHGDDSTASASYDSMKNHVILSVGDGR comes from the exons ATGGGTTTCCTTGCTTTGCTTATGTTCGTTGTGCTAATATCATCTATTGTAGCGCCAGCAGCAACTCAAAATAGGAGTCGCTGCTCTGATCGTTGTGGAAATTTAACCATTCCATATCCTTTTGGTTTCGACGGGTGTTATCTAAGCCCGGAGTTCCTCATCACCTGCAACGATAGTTTCAGCCCTCCGCAGCCATTTCTGAGGAAATCAAATATCAAGGTCACAAACATAACTCTAGATGGCAAGTTGGAAATCGCCACAGTTGCTGCCCGAGATTGCTACAACCAGTCGGGCGCACATCAGCCGGGATTCCGACGACATATCCTCAATTTGtcaaatttcacaatctcaaAATCCCGAAACAAGTTCACTGTTATTGGCTGTGACAGTTATGCATACCTCGAAGGCTTTCGACATGGGAAATTGTATAAGTCGGGGTGCATGTCTGTCTGTGCTGAGCGTGGATTCGTGGACGATAACTCTTGCTCCGGCAGTGGGTGTTGCCAGACAGAGATTCCTGACGGACTATACCGCTCTAAAGTCTCTGCACGCAGCTTCAACAATCACACCAATGTCTCAAATTTCAACCCCTGTACTTACGCCTTTATTGTAGAAGATAGCAAATTTAATTTCTCCTTCAAATACCTTCAAAATATATCAAATACTACAGAATTCCCAATGGTGCTTGATTGGTCAATCAAGTACAACACAAGCGCCTGCAAGGATCATGCCCAAAGCTATCAGCCACCTGACAACATTTCGGGGTATCTTTGTAAATGCAAGACGGGTTACCAGGGGAACCCGTACGTTGGATGCCAAG ATATCGATGAATGCGAAAATGAAAATGACTGCACAGATAAATGCACTAACACGAATGGAAGCTACACATGTTCTTGCCCGAAGGGATACCATGGAGATGGAAGAAAGGGAGGAAAAGGTTGCACCCCCAATCAATTGTCACTTGTTAGAATCATTCTAG GTATTGGCATAGGCTTTACAGCCTTGGTTGTTACTGCCTCCTGGCTTTACTTGGTCTTCAGGAAAAGAAAGCTCATCAAGCTAAAGGAAAAATTCTTCCGGCAAAATGGTGGCGCCATCTTACAACAGAAACTTTCTAGACGAGAAGGAACCCCTGATCATACGGCAAAAATCTTTACAGCAGAGGAGTTGAAGAAGGCCACTGATAACTATGACGAGAATACAATCATTGGCAAAGGAGGTTTCGGCACTGTTTATAAAGGAATTTTAACAGATAACAGACTAGTTGCCATCAAGAAGTCAATAACAGTTGATCAAAACCAAATAGAACAATTCATTAATGAGGTGGTGGTGCTGTCCCAAATTAACCACAAGAATGTGGTCAGGCTCTTGGGTTGTTGTTTAGAGACTCCAGTCCCATTACTAGTTTATGAATTCATCACCAATGGTACCCTCTTCGACCACATACACAATGAAAGCAATGGATTGCCAGCCCTCTCATGGCATACCCGTCTAAAGATAGCTGCAGAAATGGCAGGAGCATTGTCCTATTTGCATTCAGCAGCTTCTGTGCCAATCATCCACAGAGATGTCAAGACTACCAACATCCTCTTAGATGCTGATTACACTGCAAAAGTGTCTGATTTTGGAGCTTCAAGGTTGGTTCCACTGGATGAGACTCAGTTATCAACTATGATGCAAGGAACTTTGGGATACTTGGACCCAGAATACCTGCTCACAAGCCAATTGACTGATAAGAGTGATGTGTATAGCTTCGGAGTAATACTTGTGGAGCTACTGACAAGTATGAAGGCACTCTGCTTTGATCGTCCCGAGGAAGAGAGAAGTCTGGCTATGTATTTTCTTTCTTCTGTGAAAAGGGGAAAATTGTTTGAGGTTCTTGATAGTCGTATCACAAATCAAGGAAAGGAAGAGCAGATTGAGGAAGTAGCGAGGTTAGCCGCAAGTTGCTTAAGATTGAAAGGGGAGGAGAGGCCCTCTATGAAGGAAGTTGCAATGGAATTGGAGGGCCTGAGAATGGTGGAAGTGCATACATGGCCTCAAGTGAACCCAGAGGAGACAGAGCACTTGCTTGGTGAGCAATGCAACGATTTTGGACATGGAGATGATAGCACTGCAAGTGCTAGCTATGATAGCATGAAAAACCATGTAATTTTATCAGTAGGTGATGGCAGAtga